In Sphingopyxis macrogoltabida, the sequence GCTGCTGCGTGTCCGGCCGAAGGCGATGACCGTCGCGGTCATCCTCGCCAGCCTTTTCCCGATCCTGGTCGGAACCGGCACCGGCTCGGAGGTGATGAGCCGTATCGCGGCGCCGATGATCGGCGGCATGCTGACCGCGCCGCTTTTGTCGATGCTCATCATTCCCGCCGCCTATCTGCTCATGCGGCGGCGCGCGGCACATCCCGTTCAACCAGAAGGAGAAAAGACATGAAGGCATCCATTGGTATCGCACTGAGTCTTGCGCTCAGCGTGGCACTTGCCGGCTGCGGCAAGCAAAGTGAGGCGCCCAAAGCCGACGAAAAGGCCGCTGCAGCGGCCAATGATGCCGGGACCATGGCGATGCCGGCTGAAACCAAGCATGGCAAAGGCACAGCAACCGTGACCGCAATCGATACGGCGAAGGGCCAGGTCACGCTCGATCATAGCGCGATCGTCGAACTCGAATGGCCTCCGATGACGATGGGCTTTGCGGCGAAACCGGACCTGCTCAAGGACATCAAGGTCGGCGACAAGGTCGCGTTCGAGCTCGATTGGGATGGCAAGGCTGGAACGATCACCAAGCTCGACAAGGCGCCATAAGAGACTCAGCATCGCGCGCGGAGATTCAGCCGAACACCGCGCGCGATCACTCACGTCCTTGCTCGAACCCAGGCGCGTCAGCGCGGAGCGACCGATCGGATTAGAGCGCGAGCTCGGTTCCGGCGATCGCCTCGATCACCCGGCATTCGGCGACCCGGCCGCCCTCGCAGGAGGTCGCGACATCGGTCAGCGCCGAGCGCAATGTTTCGAGCCGTGCGATGCGAATGCCGATATCGTGAAGATGCTCGCGCGCAATGGCCGCGGCTTCGGCGCAATCGCGATCGGGCTGGTCCGAAAGCGCCAGCAATGACCGAATCTCGGGGATGGAAAAGCCGAGCTGCCGCGCATGGCGAATGAAGGCAAGGCGGCGCAGATCGGCCGTATCATAAGTTCGCCGGCCTGAGGCTGTGCGGAGCGCCTCGGGTAGCAGCCCGATTTCCTCGTAGAAGCGGATGGTATTGACCTTGGTGCCGGTCTGCCGGGCCAGATCGCCGATCGCGAGCCGCTTGGTCATAATTCGCTTGATCCTCCAGTGACTGGAGATTGTATAGGCTGGCCATGTCCGAAGTTGAAGACAGCAAAAAGGGCGCCGAGGCGGCAGCATGGAGATGAAGACGCGATGACGGAAGGGTCTGAAAGCGGGGACGCATGCGGCTGCACGGGCGACCCCGTGCGTGCGGAAAAGGATCCGGCCTATCGCCGCGCCTTGTGGATCGTCGTGCTCCTCAATCTCGGGTTCGGCGCGATCGAGATCGTCGGCGGGTTCATCGCCAACAGCCAGGCGCTCAAGGCGGACTCGCTCGATTTCATCGGCGATGGCACGATCACGCTCGCCGGGCTCGTGGCGATCGGCTGGACCGCACTGGCGCGCACACGCATCGCCGTCGCCCAGGGCCTGTTCCTGCTGACCTTGGGTCTCGGCGTGATCGGCGTCGCGCTGTGGCGCGCGCTGACCGCCGTTCCGCCCGAAGCCGAGTTGATGGGCGCGATCGGCATTGCCGCACTGCTGGTCAATCTGACCTCGGCCGCCGTCCTCTCGCGGTTTCGCGAAGGCGACGCCAACGTCCGCGCAGTATGGCTGTTCAGTCGCAACGACGCGGTCGCCAATGTCGCGGTTATTTTCGCGGCGGGCCTTGTCGCCTGGACTGGCGAGGCCTGGCCCGATCTCGCGGTTGCCGCGATCATCGCTGCGCTCTTCCTCCACTCGGCCTATGAAATCCTCCGCGGCGCGCGCACCGAGCTGCGCGAATTGTCGGCTGCGGCCGGATAGGATCGATGGCGCCCGCTCCCCGCTTTCGCTTTCTGCTGATCCTGCTCGCCGTCATCGCCGGCTTCGCCGCGCAAGCAGCACAGGCCCGCAGCGACGCCGACGAGGTCCAGACCATCTGGCGCCTGCTGGATTATGTCGCCGTCGACTATGCCGGTGCCGTCGCAAATGGCCAGGTGACCAGCCCAGTCGAATATGCCGAGATGACCGAGTTTTCGGCAACGGTTCGCAAGGGTATCGCGGCGCTTCCGGCGACCTCGGCGCGCGCGCGCCTCGCATCCGAAGCGGGGCAGCTCGAAGCGGCCATCGCCTCAAGGTCGGACCCGGCCAAGGTGGCCGGACTTGCGCGCAAGGTCGCGACCGACTTGCTCGCCGCCTACCCCGTGCCCCTTGCGCCTCGCAACGCCCCCGATCCCCGGCGCGGTGCCCAGATATATCTCGAAAATTGCGCCAGTTGTCACGGTACGCGCGGTGACGGCAAAGGGCCTCAGGCGATGGGGCTCGACCCGGCGCCGATCGATTTCACCGATGCCGACCGCGCCCGCAAGCGCAGCCTGTTCGCGCTCTACCAAGTCATAGGACAGGGGCTTGAGGGCACGTCGATGCCCAGTTTTGCTCATTTGTCTTCCGACGACCGTTGGGCGGTGGCAACCTATGCCGGCAGTTTTGCCTTTCAGGATGCCGCGGCCGGCAAGCGCATCTGGGAGCGCGATCCGTCCGCTCGCGGGCAGATGTCCGACCTGCAAGCCTTTACCAGCCTAAGCCCGGAAGCGCTCGGCCGCGGGCTCGGACAGGGGCCTGCCGATGCGGTCACCGCTTATTTGCGCGCCGACCCCAAGGCGCTGAGCGCGGCCACGCCCACGTCGCTCGCCGTGGCGCGGGACAAGCTTGCGCAAAGCCTCGCCGCCTATCGAAACGGAAACCGCGACGAGGCCGAGCGTCTCGCGCTATCCGCCTATCTTGACGGATTCGAGCCGCTCGAGCCGATTTTGACCACCCGCAACGCGGGTCTGATGGCGCACATCGAATCCGCCATGGCCGATTATCGCGTGTCGATCGGTCGCGGCCTGCCGGTCGAGGCCGTGGCAGGCAAGGCGGCGTCGGTCGAAGCACTTTTCGCCGATGCCGAGACCGCGCTGGCTCCCGGTGCCGCCAGCGACGCATCGACCTTCGTCGGAGCATTGACCATCCTCCTGCGCGAAGGGCTCGAAGCCCTGTTGATCGTCGTGGCGATGATCGCGTTTTTGCGAAAGGCCGAACGGCCCGAAGTCCTGCCCTATGTCCATGGCGGCTGGATCGCGGCGCTCGTCGCCGGCGGCGGGACCTGGGCGATCGCGACCTATGCCATTTCGGTCAGCGGTGCGAGCCGCGAACTGACCGAAGGTTTCGGCTCTCTATTTGCGGCGGTGGTTCTGGTCTGGGTCGGCATCTGGATGCATGGCAAGTCGCATGCCGAGAGCTGGCAGCGCTATATTCGCGAGGCGATGGGCAAGGCGCTTTCGCGCCGCTCGGCCTGGTTCCTGTTCGGGCTCGCCTTTCTCGTCGTCTATCGGGAAGTCTTCGAAACCATCCTGTTTTTCGCGGCGCTCGCCACGCAAGGGAGCAGCGGGGCCATCGCGGCTGGAGCGGGAACAGCGCTGGCAATCCTCGCCGTTATCGCGTGGGTGATGCTTCGCTACAGCCGCGTTCTGCCGATCGGGAAATTCTTCGCCTATAGTTCCGCCCTGATCGCGGTCCTAGCGGTCGTTCTCTCCGGCAAGGGAGCAGGCGCCCTGCAGGAAGCCGGACTCCTCGGCATTACACCGCTCGCCCATTTCCCCCGCTTCCCGGCGGTCGGGATTTTTCCTTCGCTCGAACCGTTGCTGCTCCAGCTTCTGGCGCTTGCGATCCTCTGGATCGGCTATCGCTACAACAGCCAGCAGCATCGCCGGATGGAGGTGACGCGGGGCCAATAGCGGAGTGCGCGGCGGCCGCATCATCGCCGGCGCGTCGAGCGTCCGCGCGCGATTGTCCGACGCGGCCCATTGCTTCAGCTTCGCGGCGGGGAGCCAGTCGGAACGAGATTTTCGACTAGGATCCGGTTTCGAAACACCGCCCTCTGCGCGCGGGTACAAGGGGCCCGAAAAACTGGCACGCTTCGTACTTTCGGGGCAAAAGCCCTCTTCTCCGCGGCACGCAAACCCAACCGCTCCGCGCGGACCTAGTCGGACAGAGCTTCGAGGAGCGGGCAGCCGCTGGCGTCGCCGGCGCCGCATGCCCGAACAAGCTCATCCAGCACCACGGCCATGCGCTCGAGGTCCGCTTGCTTGGCACGAACATCCGACAGCTGTGTCTCGGCCATCTGGCGGGCCTGGTCGCAGGAATGGCCACCACCTTCGGCTAAAGCGAGTAAAGTCCGGATGGTATGAAGCGGGAAACCGAGCTCGCGGGCGCGACGCACGAACGCGAGACGTCTAACGTCGGCAGAATCATAGCGGCGAAACCGGCCTCGCCGGACAGGTGCAGGCAGGATGCCTATGCGCTCATAGTAGCGAATAGTCTCGATGTTGCAGCCGGTGCGCCGGGAAACTTCGCCAATCGGGATGGTGCTGGAAGGGGGCATTGCGATTCCGCTTGCGTCTGTAGTCGCTACAGATGCTAGACTTGCCTCTACCGCGAAACAAGGAGTTCTATTTTGACCGGAGATCTAAGGCGCCCGAAAGGAATTGGGGCCATTTCGCTGACGCTCGGGGGGATCGCGTCGGGCTTTATCGCAGCCACTTGCTGCGCCCTTCCTATGTTGCTTGCCTCGGCGGGAATCGGGTCCGCCTGGCTCGTCGGCATTGCGGTCCCAGCGGCGCCCTACCGGCTCTGGTTCGTCGCATTCGGAGTGATTTCGCTTGTGGCCGGCGGAATCCTGCTCGCTCGCCAGCAGGCACGCGCCGCGCGCTGCGGAGCGGATGGTCGATGCGTGCCGACGGCGCTGCGCGCCGCGACACTGGTCGGCCTGGTCGTCGGCGGCGTTCTGCTGTGGCTGGGCTATCGCTATGCTTGAATCGTCGCCGAATCTCGGATCGACGCTGACTTGTCCGCTCTGCGGGCACGGCGCAGACGAAATCATGCCCACCGACGCATGCCAATATTTCTACGATTGCAAGGGATGCGGCGCGGTACTCAAGCCGCTGCCGGGAGACTGCTGCGTCTATTGTTCCTATGGGACGATGCCCTGTCCACCGGTGCAGGTCGAGGGCGGCAAAGGGGCCTGTTGCGGCTGACCCGGTCGAGCTGCCGGTCATTCGTTCCTTGCGTGTCAGAGGGCTGGGCGGGGCCATCATATCCGCCCGTTTCCGCAACACTGTTCTTGACCTGAGGGCTATAGGAAACAGTCCGTGATCGGACATGGATGAGCCAAACGCGAATTTCGACGTGATCCGGCTTCACCATGCGGCTTTTCTAATTCCCCATCTTTGCAATGAAAGCGGCGCGGCGAGCGGTCAGGCCCTTTGGCCACTGACAGCAACGTCAGCAAAGCCACCGCAACGGTGAAACCTCCGCGCAAGAGTATCTTGCGCAAGTCATTGTGACGACCTTCCTGATCCAATGGATCCGTCGATGGCGCCCCATACGCGCCGGCCTAGGGAGGATTCATCGGGTGTCCGTGCGAAGACAGGGAAAGGCTGCTATGGGTAGCCGATGTCGGGAACGTCCCATTGGAAAGGCCAGCTTCGCCTCAGCGATTATTATGCTTGCTGGTCGGGCTCCGTCGGCGACGCGGCCTCCCATCGTCATTTCGCAGCGCAGGCGGTCTTCAGCGACGAGAAGCTTACCGCGATCGACGCGAGCGGTGCCCATTTGTCGGGGCAGTGCATACTTATCGAACCCGATACACTTCACCGCTTGCTTCCCGCGCCAACGGCGGAACTATGGTTTGTCGAGCCGACGGTCGGTTTTGGGCCGCCGGAGGAATTGAGAAGACGGCTGCTCGGCTGCGATGCTGTATTTGTCGCGGAGAGGGCACGTGCATCGTTCTGGGAGAGCTGGCTGACGAGAGATATCCGCCGTCCGCTCGACCCGCGCGTCGCGCGGGCTGCCGCTTCGGTCGATCGTCTGATCTCGACAGGTCTGGTACGGCTCGCCGACACAGCGACTGACTGTGACCTTTCGCTTGGACGCTTCCGGCATCTGTTTGCCGCCGAAGTGGGTATGCCGTTCAAGCGCTACGTGCTGTGGCGCCGCTTGCTCATCGCCTTTGAGGCAATCGAGGCGCGCTACAGCGCAACCGAAGCGGCGCACCTGGCCGGGTTCAGCGACAGCCCGCATTTTGCACGCACGATCAAGACCATGTTTGGTATCCGGGCAAGCGATCTGCTCATCGAGCCGTAGCCGCTCCGTTCAAGCGAGGACATGGCAGCTTTGCTAGGCAGGGGTCATGACAGGCACCGACAGAGATTTTATACCCGCGCTTGGGAAGAGCGGCTCGCTCGACCGCTATGACGCCGCGATCGCGCTCATGACGCGCGAGAAGAGGTGGCGAAGCGATCTGCTGAAGCTAGTGGCACCCCAACCGGGCGAGCGGATCGTCGATATCGGTTGCGGCACTGGCACGTTCGCAATCGCGCTCAAGGGCGCAGCGCCGGAAAGCGAGATATTGGCGGTCGACCCGGACCCGGCCATACTCGAGATCGCGCGCGCCAAGGCAGATGTCGCGGGCGCAAATATCCAATGGTTCGAGGCGATGGGCGACGAACTCGACGCCATCGACGCCCTCCAGCAATGCGACAAGATCGTCTCGAGCCTCGTCCTCCACCAGTGCCCGATGGACGTGAAGGAAGCGATCGCCGCGCAGATGTTCAGTCTCCTGAAGCCGGGCGGCACGCTCTTCATCGCCGATTATGGCGAGCAACGCTCACTGTTGATGCGCATGCTGTTTCGCCAGATACAGCTGCTCGACGGGTTCGAATTTACCGAACCCAATGCGA encodes:
- a CDS encoding copper-binding protein, encoding MKASIGIALSLALSVALAGCGKQSEAPKADEKAAAAANDAGTMAMPAETKHGKGTATVTAIDTAKGQVTLDHSAIVELEWPPMTMGFAAKPDLLKDIKVGDKVAFELDWDGKAGTITKLDKAP
- a CDS encoding MerR family transcriptional regulator, producing MTKRLAIGDLARQTGTKVNTIRFYEEIGLLPEALRTASGRRTYDTADLRRLAFIRHARQLGFSIPEIRSLLALSDQPDRDCAEAAAIAREHLHDIGIRIARLETLRSALTDVATSCEGGRVAECRVIEAIAGTELAL
- a CDS encoding cation transporter yields the protein MTEGSESGDACGCTGDPVRAEKDPAYRRALWIVVLLNLGFGAIEIVGGFIANSQALKADSLDFIGDGTITLAGLVAIGWTALARTRIAVAQGLFLLTLGLGVIGVALWRALTAVPPEAELMGAIGIAALLVNLTSAAVLSRFREGDANVRAVWLFSRNDAVANVAVIFAAGLVAWTGEAWPDLAVAAIIAALFLHSAYEILRGARTELRELSAAAG
- a CDS encoding cytochrome c/FTR1 family iron permease produces the protein MAPAPRFRFLLILLAVIAGFAAQAAQARSDADEVQTIWRLLDYVAVDYAGAVANGQVTSPVEYAEMTEFSATVRKGIAALPATSARARLASEAGQLEAAIASRSDPAKVAGLARKVATDLLAAYPVPLAPRNAPDPRRGAQIYLENCASCHGTRGDGKGPQAMGLDPAPIDFTDADRARKRSLFALYQVIGQGLEGTSMPSFAHLSSDDRWAVATYAGSFAFQDAAAGKRIWERDPSARGQMSDLQAFTSLSPEALGRGLGQGPADAVTAYLRADPKALSAATPTSLAVARDKLAQSLAAYRNGNRDEAERLALSAYLDGFEPLEPILTTRNAGLMAHIESAMADYRVSIGRGLPVEAVAGKAASVEALFADAETALAPGAASDASTFVGALTILLREGLEALLIVVAMIAFLRKAERPEVLPYVHGGWIAALVAGGGTWAIATYAISVSGASRELTEGFGSLFAAVVLVWVGIWMHGKSHAESWQRYIREAMGKALSRRSAWFLFGLAFLVVYREVFETILFFAALATQGSSGAIAAGAGTALAILAVIAWVMLRYSRVLPIGKFFAYSSALIAVLAVVLSGKGAGALQEAGLLGITPLAHFPRFPAVGIFPSLEPLLLQLLALAILWIGYRYNSQQHRRMEVTRGQ
- a CDS encoding MerR family transcriptional regulator — its product is MPPSSTIPIGEVSRRTGCNIETIRYYERIGILPAPVRRGRFRRYDSADVRRLAFVRRARELGFPLHTIRTLLALAEGGGHSCDQARQMAETQLSDVRAKQADLERMAVVLDELVRACGAGDASGCPLLEALSD
- a CDS encoding GDCCVxC domain-containing (seleno)protein, whose amino-acid sequence is MLESSPNLGSTLTCPLCGHGADEIMPTDACQYFYDCKGCGAVLKPLPGDCCVYCSYGTMPCPPVQVEGGKGACCG
- a CDS encoding helix-turn-helix transcriptional regulator, which gives rise to MSGTSHWKGQLRLSDYYACWSGSVGDAASHRHFAAQAVFSDEKLTAIDASGAHLSGQCILIEPDTLHRLLPAPTAELWFVEPTVGFGPPEELRRRLLGCDAVFVAERARASFWESWLTRDIRRPLDPRVARAAASVDRLISTGLVRLADTATDCDLSLGRFRHLFAAEVGMPFKRYVLWRRLLIAFEAIEARYSATEAAHLAGFSDSPHFARTIKTMFGIRASDLLIEP
- a CDS encoding class I SAM-dependent methyltransferase, whose protein sequence is MTGTDRDFIPALGKSGSLDRYDAAIALMTREKRWRSDLLKLVAPQPGERIVDIGCGTGTFAIALKGAAPESEILAVDPDPAILEIARAKADVAGANIQWFEAMGDELDAIDALQQCDKIVSSLVLHQCPMDVKEAIAAQMFSLLKPGGTLFIADYGEQRSLLMRMLFRQIQLLDGFEFTEPNAKGCVPEILAAAGFEAVEEVKVIPTPTGSISIYRAKR